The sequence cacaaatcaaatattactcactttgagcaccatgcagagaagcactgactggcaagatgtgccattttgccagttgccaacctacgatgtgccatcgagaaagctttcagtgcttcaatgggtatgctctgattaagtggtaatttcagtgattacatctatttcaaatcaaacaaccttaagagtcaaagttgctccagagaaacagtgtgcatgcaaactattctggtttaccataagagaaagttcaataattatttaaagaaagccacaaatcaaatactAGTACCTTTGAACAACAAAATGAGCATTGATTGGCAAGATCTATAATTGAGGAAGCCTTAAGTGGTTCAATAAAGGGCATATAGGATTTCTAAATTTATCTCAACAATATTAAATTTATCTCAACAATATTATTCTCTCTGAATTAAGATTTATATTATCTAAATTCCCAATAAAAACAATCTTtatacaataaataaaaaatgtcaGGGAAAAAAGCAAAGTTAAACTGGTTCTTAGCCTGTAACATATCACAAATCAGTCACAGGCAACTTGGACAGGAACTTTTAGTTCATCCACTATATGATTTAACTTGGGCCTTATTGTGGCATTGTCATTGCAGCATCTTTTGCCCAAAGCACAAAGGAAGTGGTGATCAATGAATGTGCCAACTGCATAGACTAGTCGCCCAAAAGAGTAAATGTCACTGGCAAATGAAGGTGGACTACCACCACTTACAATCTCTGGGGCAATATGATTATGATTTTGGTGGTATTTTTTTTGCTCTAAAGTTGTTAGGCATTTTACATAGTTTCCAGCTGCTGACAAGTGTATGCATTTTCCAAAGTCAATTAGTACTGCCCGATGCTCGTTGTTTAAAAGTGAGACAAGAACATTGTCTTCTTTAATGTCCCTGTGGATAAACCCTGTGTCATGAAGATAGGCAATTGCCTGAGCAAGCTGTCTGATTAAGGTCAGCCAAACATGCACTGAAAGACTCAGACTTTTGCTCTTCAGTAGAGACGACACCGTACATGGCTGATCTGAAATGTTGTAATAGGATGTTACTAGAAGATAAGGTTTTGAAAGTGTGCAAATTCCCAGTAGAAGAGGGAAATTAGGGTGTTTTAACTTAGACATGATTCTTGCCTCCCTCTTAACTTCCTCTTCTGTGGTAGAGTGAAATGCTTTCACCGCAACAGGAACACCCTTGTAAAACATCTTGCTGCAATAGCcaaaaacaccagtaccaaGATGCACCCTGTATTCCTTTCCATATACATCCTTAGGTTGCTCTAAAAGGCCACGGTCAATTTCCAAACTGGATTGATGTGTTCTTATAGCCAGGACCTAGGACAGTAACAAACATTCTACAATAAGTCATAGATACAACATGAGTAGCAGTCCTGTATGCATATTTACAATGAGAATAAGCCATTGGCAAACTTTGTAAATCCGAGACAGTTCTGatatgacaaaattaataatacatAGATCTGACCATTAAAATGAATGTTCAGCAAATTAGGTCCATACGGCAGCATTTATAATGTCTGTACATAtaaatttgggtctttttttgttttgtttttgttgtttttttctttaaaggcGATCGGCA is a genomic window of Acropora muricata isolate sample 2 chromosome 8, ASM3666990v1, whole genome shotgun sequence containing:
- the LOC136926198 gene encoding probable serine/threonine-protein kinase DDB_G0271682; translated protein: MGRKSRENTKEEVSRMTRERKKRRRRQRRLGKEKEIVSAFQIEKDRFERQRKICDYMSRKYYDRLNSLLRREEAARKKSIVEQSKAQKKVLAIRTHQSSLEIDRGLLEQPKDVYGKEYRVHLGTGVFGYCSKMFYKGVPVAVKAFHSTTEEEVKREARIMSKLKHPNFPLLLGICTLSKPYLLVTSYYNISDQPCTVSSLLKSKSLSLSVHVWLTLIRQLAQAIAYLHDTGFIHRDIKEDNVLVSLLNNEHRAVLIDFGKCIHLSAAGNYVKCLTTLEQKKYHQNHNHIAPEIVSGGSPPSFASDIYSFGRLVYAVGTFIDHHFLCALGKRCCNDNATIRPKLNHIVDELKVPVQVACD